TACATAACATTCATATTTTACAAAAGTTTTCGATTGATATCCGATGCAGTTTGTTTCCCACTGATGGTGTCGCCCTGCTATAAGAAAACATGTCTATGAATATTTAGATAAGCCTACGTAACGGCAGGGTTTACTTAATGAAATATTCACCTGACACTGCACGTTTGAGTGTAGGCTGCTCTCTTCAGGGTCCTTCTTCGAGGTCGCTTGGAAATCCGCTGTTTATTGTTGTTCTGCCGTTATAAAGTATCAGGAAACGGATTAGATGGGCTCTATAATCGCCTTACTGTGCCTATTCCTCTCCGTCGTGCGGAGTTTCAGCCATCTGCCATGCTATATAGCACATTAAAGTAGCCAGGCACTGTGGAAGTAATTAACATTGTTGCTAATCACACGTTGATCTCCCGCGTGGATTAATTTCATTCAGTTTCTTTGCTTGATAGCCTCCCCGAATAGGGTTAGTTTATTCTAAATTCTAATAGTTTAAAATGTGTAACTAACACTATGATTACGTTATTGGGGGTTAGATTACAACCGTATGCTCCTTTATTAACAAAGCCAAAGGCAGGGATATATTTTCCGCCCGTAGCCCTGTTTGGACTGGTTTTACAATGCAAAGCAGTGTGTAATTTTGTTTCAGGACATCAGCAAAACGTGTGACCGATAAGAAATCTCGACGTAAATGAGATGGGAGTGGCTCCTCCGTTTACGCACTGCCGTCACCACCAAAAAAGTAAAGCATGATAACAAATCTCATAACACACTTACAGTAATAAGGAAATAGTCATTAGAAAATTAGCATGCTACATGTTTATGACATCCTCTTCTGCATTTGAGTGTGGTTCGACGACGGTTTGCCACAGACTCGACCCGATCTGTGCCATAAACTAACCAAGCGCATCCTCAAGCGCCTCTGGAGAAAAACCGCGAAAACCACAAGATATGGTAGAATATTCCCACACCTATATTATAACCCGGTGTTTTTTTATAGCTCGTTTTACAGAAGATAAAAAGCACCCGAATCTTTACTGACGGTAAAAAAAACGACTGACAGGGCGCGTTCGCACGGGGCTTAAATCGTTGAGAAACGCTggtaataattatattactcgtGATATATCTCTATGTAAAACTAATCCCATTAGAATGGGGTTTATGAGTGCCTATAGAATGAGTTACCGATGAACACCTGGGCTGTGAGCTCTGAGTCCTGCAGGCTATTACATTCCCATGCCTCTCCCACGCGCGCCGTACCATGACGACGAGGCACAGCACGCGCAGAAGGCGAAGGGGGGCGAGTTCTGTACGGCAACCCCGCTGGAGCCCTATAATAAACccagtgagcgtgtgtgtatctgtgaaaATAAGAACCCGATATGTTAGAGCGAATCTTAACCAACTATAAGACATCTGCACCTTATATCCCACTTCTAATTCAGTTATACGTGTCCGACACTATACGGTAGATATAATCAGAATCTTATCAGAAAAAGAAGTAAATGTCTTTATACAGAACATTTGTTAGTGGGTTTTAAAATTTGCTCAGAAATCCTGGAATACTCTGATATTACAAgctacaaaaacaacaacagtgtaTTACTGGTCTATTTGTTTTATTACCACGTTTTTACAGAACTATTTTAAACGTCAGGCTGACTGCAATTTCAACATcgagcttgtttttttttttttactgaaaaatCGCTCTCGCGCTCTGGGTGGTGCTGAAACGTCTACGCAGCTTCACTTGTGATTGGCAAACCTGACAGTGATTGACGTGTGTCCATGGCAACCAACCAGCCAATCTGGCAAGTCCAATAGAAAACTGGCAGCGGTGCTAAattgtcttttctctctctctctctgcagttgcagtttttatgttttcttactATCAAAGCAGCGCGGTTCTTCAGTCCAGGCTCCCCAGCCAGGGGACGTCGCTCCTCTGCGCGCCGCTCCAGCCAATGATACACTAACTTGTGGGAATGATTTTGTTGTCCGGATTCCCCGGAGAGGCGTGCAGGATCTTAGAGACAGATCAAGCAAGCGGACGGGGACAGGGAGACGGGGGTAAGAGAGAGGGCAAACGGACACTAAAGGGATACCCGATGTTCCAGCTGCCCATCCTGAATTTCAGCCCCCAGCAGGTCGCGGGGGTTTGCGAGACTCTGGAGGAGAGCGGCGACGTGGAGCGGCTCGGGCGGTTCCTCTGGTCGCTCCCGGTGGCGCCTTCAGCCTGCGAGGTCCTCGGCAAGAACGAGTCGGTGCTGCGAGCGCGCGCCGTCGTGGCCTTCCACACGGGCAATCTCCGAGAGCTGTATCACATTCTGGAGAACCACAAGTTCACCAAAGAGTCCCACGCGAAGCTGCAAGCCCTGTGGCTGGAGGCGCATTACCAGGAGGCGGAGAAGCTCCGTGGTCGTCCGTTGGGACCCGTGGACAAGTACCGCGTGCGCAAGAAGTTCCCGCTGCCTCGCACGATATGGGACGGGGAGCAGAAAACGCACTGCTTTAAAGAGAGGACGCGTCATTTGTTGAGGGAGTGGTACCTCCAGGACCCGTACCCGAACCCGAGTAAAAAGAGGGAGTTGGCGCAAGCCACCGGACTCACGTCCACTCAAGTGGGCAACTGGTTCAAGAACCGGCGACAACGAGACAGGGCGGCCGCTGCAAAAAACAGGTGGGACGGGGACCGGACGGAACAGAACCGCAGTCTCTGCTGACGTACCTCAGATGATCCCCCACGCACACGGTTTTAAATACAAACGCGACAGGCCACTGTAGTCGCTGCTGTTATCGttatgtgtacatgtatgtatacAGCGGGTGTTATTCGGGCCCCGAACTACACGATAGAGACTACACGATATGCGCCTGTGTAATTTCGTAGCTGTCAAACTGATAAGGCAAAagattaaaatataataattaacTCATTACTTTCAAAAAAGCTTAAATATTTATAATCGTTTATTATGTCCCGAATAAACTTATGTAAACCCGACTTATTTTATGTCGGATTCGTGTTGATAGTGTTTTAGGAGATAATCGTACATAGCCATCCTTGTGTAACGACGACTTTGTCCCGCTTTTATGCACAACATAAACTTGAGAAACGGCGCTGACGGCAGCAGGTGGAGTTATGTTGTTTGATGTAAAGGCTGTATGTTGCTCGGGATGTTTCAGAATGTATATTGTGTTATCATGAAGTTAAAATAATCACTTGTTTACACTTAGAATATGTATTCTTATACAAGTAACGCAATTCCAATATTATATACAAAAACGACCCACCGGTGACCCATAGGGATTTGTTAAAGGCTACATACGTCACATTTTTAGGACATTTTTGGGCTGGATTAGTCCTACTGAATATTTGTACACTGCGTTTCAAAAGAATTGTCTGTATTGTCGTAATCATTATGTTTAAAAACATACtaaatatttaaaacaaaaaaaaatgcaaagGGTTAATATATGCTGCTAAGTGTGCCATGTTTTCATTTGTGTTCCTGCGTTTAATTAGTTTATTCGTTTTATTTGTGAAAAATATATGGGAAAGTCGGCGTTATGATAAAAAAAGCTATCAGTAGACCAACTTCAGAGCATAAACTAAGATAACCATGAGCTTATTTCAGTGAATTTTAATTTGACATGTTTTACACCACCGTAGATTAATAACACTGCAGCCTTGGAGTACATCTTTGtatttgtaatatttgtaaaGGTGTTTAGATGTCACTATGAGGTACGTCATTTTCACTTATCTCCAGACATTATTTCTGTCCGCCGAGAAACTAAACAACGCGTAAGTGTAAGGAATAACCTTCAACCACAACCAGTGGCACAGTTGACTGTCTTCTGGAACTACACCGCCTGACGCGCGAGTTTCTGCAGAGAATAGCGACTCTCTGTGAATGTATTGgctataaatgtgtgtgtttacattcatGATTAAATCCCTCGATGACAGTATCAGCTTTTTAAAGAGCGTGCGTTATGCACGTCAGCAGCTGTTTGCAAGTAATGGTACCGGGATCTCGAGCAGTTTGGCAATAACCAGAACAAAACACGTAGGCCACCTGCTTTGACTATAGGCACTGGGGTTGCGTTGACGCAGAGCCAATTGATAAGCCGGATTGTTTTTACATAAACCTTAAATTACATGCCTTCCAAGAGTTTTATCTATATTTGAAAATCCAGTCATTTTGTACATATTCTCTCGCGATGAGTAATTTTTAATCAGTATCATAGTGTCGGCCTATATCTCCATATCCAAGAGTCATGCGTACTTTCTCATCCATTTGACCGAATACCAGTTTTAATCAATGTTTTATGCCCACCTTACCCCACAGGCTACAACAGCAGGTCCTGTCCGGCGGCTCGGTCCCTTCCCTCACGGACGATGACGGAGCGGTAGACCGGCTGGACCTGTCCTCCAGCCCCGAGGCCAGCCTCTCGAGCAAGGCTGCCACCTCCGCTATCTCCATCACCTCGAGCGACAGCGAATGCGACATCTAAAGGAGTCACGAGACGCAGCCTCGAGCCGGGAGTGACAGACTTCAAGTGAACAAACAGGCGAGACAATCTCAAACTGCTTTGTGCCTGCTACCCCCGCGAGCACTTCGGTGGCCCTAATCCGGAAGGATATAGAATATGGTGTATTGTACACACgttttatttctctttcttcttttttatcGGCCTATTATTCCAGCATCCGTTTCCCTATTTTTCTTCATTTGGTGACGTAGAAAACAGGAAAAAATGTTTTCTAAGCCTTGAAAAAAGTTTTAATGCAccgaattcttttttttttgtttttttttttttgagaaagAAGAGAAGAACGGTAGAATGTTGACGCCTCAAACtgcattatattatattactGAAATAATTATGGGCaacatattgtgtgtgtttatttggtgTTAAAAGAGACACTGTATAGATTTGCGTTTATTTGCGATTTTTATAAataatttaatgtttatttaCTTAGAATGATGTCTGTGGTAAAAATGCTTCTTTGAGAAATATTTCTGTTCACAAGTAGCCTATTGTGCGTGGTGGTGTACGTGACAGGAAAAACGAAAGAGGACAAACAGGACTTATGCGAATAAAATAATTGTTTGTGAATAAATTATCGCAGAGTCAGGTTTGACTTTAATGTAAAGGAGGTTATTTTCATTTTGAATAAAACTTAAGACATTAACAAGCAAGCTTAAAACAACCTATAGGCTCCTGTAAACTCAGTAGACTATCGGCCGTACATTCATGGATAATCGATCAGTGAGAAAGTAGCTAGTTTTGACAGCGTTCACACCGTCTTTGAATTTTCCAAATTTCCAATTTTCTAAATGTGTTTATATCTTTAATGTTTGAATTATCTCCGCATTATTATTAAGATCACGTGGGCTTCGAATGTGTTTGCCCGGAGCGGCTTTGCACGTGCTGGTCCTCGCGCGTCCGCGTAATTGGCCAACACGCTCCGTGTCGTTAACGCGGTTTGACAGCGCAGGTCATCCAAAGGGCGCCACACAATACGGCGCGCTCGGTCGGACGTCAACAGTAGCTCGGCGCGAAAGACACGGGAAACGCGCGCCTTATTCTTTTGGAGACAAAGTGGGCGTTCTTCTTAGGTGAAAACATTTGACCTTtccaaataattaataataaaaagtaTATTGAAGGCATTTCggttttcatttaaataaatgaatacataTAGGCTACATACATAGTTTTAAATGTAGCCCAGTAGGCTACTTTGTATTTTATAGATACTGATTTTTTTATATGCTGAGTAAACCAGGTCGTGTGTTAATAGATATTTCAGATATATGAAAATATTATTTCCGATATTTCAGAGCACTTTCCATATGAATGGAACCTTGTAGCAAATCTGTGTCATACCGGAAGCCCCATGGCGACGTAATGAACTAATTGCACGTGGTGGGCAACTCAAACTGATTTTGATATTAATGAAAGCTTTTGTGAATTTTTTTGCAGACCCCGAGAAAAAAAATTCTGGTGTTAGCATGCGCcactattaaaaaaacaaacaaactgctTTTACAACTGCCTTGGGAGATCCGCTAGAGTGCGTTTGCCGCACCTGGACCTAACACTGCCCGGCTTTCATTACCACAACCTATCAAAGCCCAAGCTGTGTTTTCCAAAACCTCTTTCAGCTGCAACAACGGCATGGCCAAAACGAGTTTTTTCTTTACTCGCTGTAGAAAAGAGAGCGGGCAGGAGGCAAAACCAGGGAGGCGATAGAGATTTCGCCTTATTCAGATACGGGCTACAGAATGTCTGAAAATTTCCGCCTCTATTGAACTCCCGGGACGCATAAAAGTCCTTTCAGCAGTCAATAAGGTTGTCAAACTGGTTAACGGTAATCAGCGCTAACGATGAGCGAGAGAGTGCCCGTGCAAACAAAGGACCCATCCGCAAGCTCTGCGGGAGAAGGTaaccccccacatacacacactgcgcCCCCACACCGAGACTCAGAGGGGTTGCTCTACTCTTCAAACTTTTTCAGTCTCTCTCTAACGGATAGCAGTTatgatttatatatttatataagcaGTTATGAAATGGTTGAAGTGATTCCTAGTCAAACAATACATTACTCTGTCTCCGCATAGTATTGGGTTAAGGGGGGATTAACAAAATTTTACTACAAAAACTTGAATGTGCGAGAAACAGAATGTGCGAGAAACACTTAAAGAAGGTTCTAAGGTGAAAATGTCACAAGAGCGATTTACTCCACCAGCAGTATTGGATTTGCTGTACAAGACGACCTCTGGTGGCCAATAGTGGAGCGACGTCTTTCTTGAAAAAGCTGTTCAGGATTCCGAGGAACTAAAATGTGGCTGCAATGTTGATAATAAACCACCTACTACTCATAACAGATGGTTTAGTTTGAACTTTTATATGGTACACCGCAGCACACCACGGGTGTTTTTAGGCAACCCCTTGTACTGTTGTACACAGAATGAAGGCGGTGCGGCCCAGTCCCTTTGTTTGATGAGTGGTCGTGGGGCAGGTTTATGTATGTGCGCTTTTTAATGCCCACTCCTCGTGGTCCGTTGATTCTCTCCTTTCCTTCCGCGGTTTACTGATTCTACCTTCTCTGCAtttgttctctctcttctcactcctgttcagtgttcatgtcGTGACGTCTTTGTCActtttctgtgcatgtgtgtaatcaTCTGTGCGTGTA
The nucleotide sequence above comes from Brachyhypopomus gauderio isolate BG-103 unplaced genomic scaffold, BGAUD_0.2 sc43, whole genome shotgun sequence. Encoded proteins:
- the six6a gene encoding homeobox protein SIX6a, with the protein product MILLSGFPGEACRILETDQASGRGQGDGGKREGKRTLKGYPMFQLPILNFSPQQVAGVCETLEESGDVERLGRFLWSLPVAPSACEVLGKNESVLRARAVVAFHTGNLRELYHILENHKFTKESHAKLQALWLEAHYQEAEKLRGRPLGPVDKYRVRKKFPLPRTIWDGEQKTHCFKERTRHLLREWYLQDPYPNPSKKRELAQATGLTSTQVGNWFKNRRQRDRAAAAKNRLQQQVLSGGSVPSLTDDDGAVDRLDLSSSPEASLSSKAATSAISITSSDSECDI